In a genomic window of Spirosoma agri:
- a CDS encoding efflux RND transporter permease subunit: MNKFIRGLISFALTNRLTIFFTIGLIVVAGVVSFLNTPVETFPDVTNTNVIVITQWPGRSAEEVERFVTLPLETELNSVPRKSTLRSVSLFGLSVVTMIFEDGVDNFTAQTNVANRIAGVDLPDGVSAEIEPPYGPTGEIYRFTLESKTKDITELKTLQDWVIERQIKSVPGIADVVSFGGKVKTIEVSLNPTLLANYGFTALDVDQAIQQSNINVGGDVIKQGNQALVVRGIGLLTKPEDVAGIIIDNVNGAPVRVRDVATVRESFQPRLGIVGRDKQDDVVECIVVMRKGENPNDVIPALKAKIDELNNQILPKDVRIKTFYDRTTLNNYTLHTVGENVGMGIFLVTVILLVFLADWRTTVTVAIVIPLALLFAFICLRLRGMTANLLSIGALDFGIIIDGAVVMVEGIFVMLAVRAEKLGMTKFNGRAKLSWLTNTATELGKSIFTSKLIIITALLPIFSFQKVEGKLFSPLAWTIGFALLGSLIVSLTLIPLLCSILLKKNVRERHNPIVEGLEKGYVPALAWAIRKPRTIIGIALGGLAFALYLFMFHIGSEFLPQLNEGSIYVRASLPYSVSLDESYAYTRKFRAVFDEFPEVRGVISQTGRPNDGTDPTGFFNNEFFVDLYPKEEWKRNVTKDELVAEMQQKLARFKGVSFNFSQPISDNVEEAVSGVKGSMAIKIVGQDLNVLDREATQVFNVMKTIPGVSDLGVFRNLGQPEFRIQLDQQKMALYNVPTDVAQSVIETAIGGKTVTQYYEGERRFDIKVRYDERFRYSPQLIENLLVPTRSGSKIPLKELADIGTRSGPAFIYRENNARFIAIKFSVRGRDLGSTIAEAQQKVGQRVKLPDGFQMRWAGEFENQTRAERQLSIVVPISITIIFLILLFTFGSALDATLIILNVPFALIGGILALWLTGINFSISAGVGFICLFGVSVQDGVILINRFKENLHNKIPLVQAVREGAQTRVRPVVMTALMASLGLLPAALSTGIGSETQKPLAIVMIGGLMTCTVLSLLILPVTYELIHKGRAWRKEKKAAQAASESTS; this comes from the coding sequence ATGAATAAATTCATTCGCGGCCTGATCAGCTTTGCCCTGACCAATCGGCTCACTATATTCTTTACGATTGGCCTCATTGTTGTGGCCGGCGTGGTTAGCTTCCTGAATACACCCGTAGAGACGTTCCCTGACGTTACCAACACCAACGTCATTGTTATCACGCAATGGCCGGGGCGGTCGGCGGAAGAGGTCGAACGGTTTGTCACGCTACCGCTCGAAACTGAACTGAATTCCGTGCCTCGCAAAAGCACATTACGGTCGGTGTCGCTCTTTGGCCTGTCAGTGGTGACGATGATTTTTGAGGACGGGGTCGATAACTTCACCGCTCAGACCAACGTAGCTAACCGCATTGCCGGTGTCGATCTGCCCGATGGGGTATCGGCGGAGATCGAACCGCCCTACGGACCAACCGGCGAAATCTACCGCTTTACGCTTGAAAGCAAGACGAAGGACATCACCGAGCTGAAGACCCTTCAGGATTGGGTCATCGAACGGCAGATCAAAAGTGTACCTGGTATTGCCGATGTGGTGAGTTTCGGCGGCAAGGTAAAAACCATCGAGGTGAGCCTGAACCCGACGCTGTTGGCCAATTACGGGTTCACCGCGCTGGATGTCGATCAGGCGATTCAGCAGAGCAACATCAACGTTGGCGGGGATGTTATCAAACAGGGCAACCAGGCGCTGGTGGTGCGGGGTATCGGGCTACTGACCAAACCCGAGGATGTGGCCGGAATCATCATCGATAACGTCAACGGGGCTCCCGTTCGGGTGCGCGACGTAGCGACGGTGCGTGAGTCGTTTCAACCGCGACTGGGTATTGTGGGCCGCGACAAGCAGGACGACGTGGTGGAGTGTATCGTGGTAATGCGGAAGGGCGAGAATCCCAACGACGTTATTCCGGCCCTGAAAGCGAAGATCGACGAGCTGAACAACCAGATTCTGCCCAAAGACGTGCGCATCAAAACGTTCTACGACCGCACGACGCTCAACAACTACACCCTGCATACCGTGGGTGAAAACGTGGGTATGGGTATTTTCCTGGTCACGGTGATCCTGTTGGTTTTCCTGGCCGACTGGCGCACGACCGTAACCGTTGCCATCGTAATTCCGCTGGCGTTATTGTTCGCCTTTATCTGTCTGCGTCTGCGCGGTATGACGGCTAACCTGTTGAGTATCGGGGCATTGGATTTTGGCATTATTATCGACGGAGCCGTCGTCATGGTCGAGGGGATCTTCGTGATGCTGGCCGTACGAGCCGAGAAATTGGGCATGACCAAGTTTAACGGGCGGGCCAAACTAAGCTGGCTGACCAATACCGCAACGGAACTGGGTAAATCCATTTTCACCTCCAAGCTCATCATTATTACCGCGTTGCTGCCTATTTTTAGCTTCCAGAAAGTAGAAGGGAAGCTGTTCAGTCCGCTGGCCTGGACCATTGGCTTTGCGCTGCTGGGTTCGCTGATCGTCAGCCTGACGCTGATTCCGTTGCTGTGCAGCATTCTGTTGAAAAAGAACGTGCGGGAGCGGCATAACCCGATTGTCGAAGGGCTCGAAAAAGGCTACGTTCCGGCGCTGGCCTGGGCGATCCGGAAACCGCGCACCATCATCGGCATTGCGCTCGGCGGACTGGCGTTCGCGCTCTATCTGTTCATGTTTCACATCGGTTCCGAGTTTTTGCCGCAGCTCAACGAAGGGTCCATTTATGTTCGGGCCAGTTTGCCGTATTCGGTCTCGCTCGATGAAAGCTACGCCTACACCCGCAAATTCAGAGCGGTTTTCGATGAGTTTCCGGAGGTGCGGGGTGTCATTTCGCAAACGGGCCGACCCAACGACGGCACGGACCCCACCGGATTCTTCAACAACGAATTTTTCGTCGATCTGTACCCGAAAGAAGAGTGGAAGCGGAACGTGACCAAGGACGAACTGGTGGCGGAGATGCAGCAGAAACTCGCCCGGTTCAAAGGCGTTTCCTTTAACTTTTCGCAGCCCATTTCGGACAACGTCGAAGAAGCCGTGTCGGGGGTGAAAGGCTCGATGGCGATCAAGATAGTTGGGCAGGACCTAAACGTACTCGACCGGGAAGCCACGCAGGTATTCAACGTGATGAAAACGATTCCGGGCGTCAGTGACCTGGGCGTCTTCCGGAACCTGGGCCAGCCGGAATTTCGGATTCAGCTCGATCAGCAGAAAATGGCGTTGTATAACGTGCCCACCGATGTGGCGCAGTCGGTCATTGAAACGGCTATCGGTGGCAAGACCGTAACGCAATACTACGAAGGCGAGCGCCGGTTCGATATTAAGGTTCGGTACGACGAACGGTTCCGGTATTCGCCCCAACTGATTGAGAACCTGTTAGTGCCGACGCGTTCCGGCAGCAAAATTCCGCTCAAAGAGCTGGCTGACATCGGTACGCGCTCTGGACCGGCGTTTATTTACCGGGAGAACAACGCCCGATTCATTGCCATCAAATTCTCCGTACGGGGCCGTGATCTGGGTAGTACCATTGCCGAGGCTCAGCAGAAAGTAGGCCAGCGGGTGAAACTGCCCGACGGCTTTCAGATGCGCTGGGCGGGTGAGTTTGAGAACCAGACGCGGGCCGAACGGCAGCTGTCGATTGTGGTGCCGATCAGTATCACGATCATCTTCCTCATTCTGCTTTTCACGTTCGGCAGTGCGCTGGATGCTACGCTGATTATCCTGAACGTGCCCTTCGCACTGATTGGCGGTATTCTGGCGCTCTGGCTGACGGGTATCAACTTCAGTATCTCGGCGGGGGTTGGTTTTATCTGCCTGTTCGGTGTTTCGGTACAGGATGGGGTTATTCTGATCAACCGATTCAAAGAAAATCTGCATAATAAGATACCGCTTGTGCAGGCGGTGCGCGAAGGGGCGCAGACGCGGGTTCGCCCCGTTGTGATGACCGCCCTGATGGCGTCGCTGGGTCTGCTGCCGGCTGCGCTGAGTACGGGGATTGGTTCGGAAACGCAGAAACCGCTAGCGATCGTGATGATTGGTGGCCTGATGACCTGTACCGTGCTGTCGCTGCTGATTCTGCCCGTCACCTATGAGTTGATTCACAAAGGCCGTGCCTGGCGCAAAGAGAAAAAAGCCGCGCAGGCCGCCAGCGAATCGACATCGTAA
- a CDS encoding YybH family protein has translation MKQLRLFLFLLALTGACRSRVDSPREMNSTSLLRQKAIDEIREADQRFSVMSEKQGMAKAFTAYAADDVIRMNDGAAPTVGFDSLRVQMSRLPAKGPVLTWQVLKADAAHSGELGYTFGQWTLTRKDGKGALNAQYGVYVTVWKRQRNGQWRFVLDGGNTTPEPK, from the coding sequence ATGAAACAGCTACGCTTATTTCTTTTCCTGCTCGCGCTGACGGGTGCGTGTCGTTCACGGGTCGACAGTCCCCGCGAGATGAACTCGACCAGCCTGCTTCGGCAGAAAGCCATTGACGAAATTCGTGAAGCCGACCAGCGATTCAGCGTGATGTCCGAAAAACAGGGAATGGCGAAAGCGTTTACGGCTTATGCCGCCGACGACGTGATCCGGATGAATGACGGGGCTGCGCCAACGGTTGGGTTCGATTCGTTGCGGGTACAGATGAGTCGGTTGCCCGCCAAAGGACCCGTGCTGACCTGGCAGGTGCTGAAGGCCGATGCCGCTCATTCGGGGGAGTTGGGATACACGTTTGGCCAATGGACGCTGACCAGAAAAGATGGAAAAGGAGCTTTGAACGCACAGTATGGCGTTTACGTCACCGTCTGGAAACGCCAGCGAAACGGCCAGTGGCGGTTTGTGCTGGATGGCGGCAACACCACGCCCGAGCCAAAATAA
- a CDS encoding MFS transporter — protein sequence MSITRSIVDRQTSGGTSLYSLSFWLLCASNFLFSASFQMMIPELPDYLTKLGGREYVGLIIALFTFTAGVSRPFSGKITDTVGRVPVMAFGSIVCFFCGFLYPYLITVWGFLALRLIHGFSTGTKPTATSAYVADVVPANRRGEAMGTLGLFTAIGMSLGPAIGSWLADDYSMNVMFWTSSAFALLSILILLQLPETLVTKQPFRFRLLRLKKEEIFDKQALPPFIVLLLQSFSSGVILTVISTVSSSLGIANKGLFFTVYTIASLGVRLLFSKTSDRYGRVPILFISTVVLAFSMVLLTLTDPLDSHALIWFWTAAIFYGMSWGMNSPTIQAWTADLSDEKTRGRAMATMYIALEAGIGLGAVVSGWLLNHLVGEAGIDASFIVSGGLALVAVLYLGWFWRQRQKTGHRPMSEADEMALVDGEP from the coding sequence TTGTCCATTACCCGTTCCATTGTAGACCGTCAAACCTCGGGCGGCACTTCCCTGTACTCGCTCTCGTTCTGGTTACTGTGCGCCAGTAACTTTCTGTTTTCGGCCAGCTTTCAGATGATGATCCCTGAGCTACCCGATTACCTGACGAAACTGGGTGGGCGGGAATATGTGGGTCTTATCATTGCGCTGTTTACTTTCACGGCGGGCGTTTCGCGTCCATTCAGCGGAAAAATCACGGATACAGTCGGCCGTGTTCCCGTCATGGCCTTCGGGTCGATTGTCTGCTTTTTCTGTGGCTTTTTATATCCGTATCTCATCACGGTCTGGGGCTTCCTGGCCCTTCGGCTCATCCATGGTTTCTCGACGGGAACAAAGCCGACGGCTACCTCGGCCTACGTTGCTGATGTGGTTCCGGCCAATCGCAGGGGCGAGGCTATGGGAACATTGGGCCTGTTTACAGCCATCGGTATGTCGCTGGGTCCCGCCATTGGGAGCTGGTTAGCTGATGACTACTCCATGAATGTTATGTTCTGGACGTCATCCGCCTTTGCGTTACTATCCATTCTTATCCTGCTTCAACTGCCCGAAACGCTGGTTACTAAACAGCCCTTTCGGTTTAGGTTACTGCGCCTGAAAAAGGAGGAAATTTTTGATAAGCAGGCGTTGCCGCCGTTCATCGTTCTGCTGCTGCAATCGTTTTCATCGGGCGTGATATTGACGGTCATTTCGACGGTGAGTTCGTCGCTTGGTATTGCCAACAAAGGCTTGTTTTTTACGGTCTATACCATTGCCTCGCTTGGCGTTCGGCTGCTGTTCAGCAAAACATCGGATCGGTACGGACGAGTCCCGATTCTGTTCATCTCCACGGTTGTGCTGGCCTTTTCGATGGTCCTGTTGACGCTCACTGATCCACTGGACAGCCATGCGCTCATCTGGTTCTGGACGGCCGCTATTTTTTACGGCATGTCGTGGGGGATGAACTCTCCAACCATCCAGGCCTGGACCGCCGATCTGAGCGACGAAAAGACCCGTGGACGCGCTATGGCGACCATGTATATTGCCCTTGAAGCTGGTATTGGTCTGGGGGCGGTGGTGTCGGGGTGGTTGCTCAATCACCTGGTGGGGGAAGCGGGAATCGACGCGTCGTTTATCGTGTCGGGCGGACTAGCCTTGGTTGCCGTCCTGTATCTGGGCTGGTTCTGGCGCCAACGGCAAAAGACCGGCCATCGCCCTATGAGCGAAGCTGACGAAATGGCGCTAGTCGATGGGGAACCATGA
- the hslU gene encoding ATP-dependent protease ATPase subunit HslU → MTEILKDLTPRQIVAELDQYIIGQNDAKRNVAIALRNRWRRMNSTADMQREITPNNILMIGATGVGKTEIARRLAKIADAPFIKVEASKFTEVGYVGRDVESMVRDLVEQSVNMVRAAKKEAVQVKAQQLAEDAILDILIPPVKPVLGQVGSETDGKDADAELNERTRERFREKIRSGEMDDRKIDIDVQQSQTPNIGVMGGAVDDLSMMNIQEMIGGMMPKRGKKRKVTIAEARTILLEEEAAKLIDMDEVKEEAIRKAEDAGIIFIDEIDKVASSRSGNGGGGPDVSREGVQRDLLPIVEGSAVNTKYGVIHTDHILFIAAGAFHVTKPSDLIPELQGRFPIRVELQSLSEDDFYHILKEPKNALTKQYVAMLAAEQVELTFQDDALRELAHIAFEVNAEVENIGARRLQTVLSHLMNDFMFDIPDVIGANAHVVVTKELVNEKLNGLVQNRDLSQYIL, encoded by the coding sequence ATGACTGAAATACTCAAAGACCTTACACCTCGGCAAATTGTTGCAGAGTTAGACCAGTACATTATCGGCCAGAATGATGCCAAGCGCAACGTGGCCATTGCCCTGCGTAATCGCTGGCGTCGCATGAACAGCACCGCCGACATGCAGCGCGAGATCACGCCCAACAATATTCTGATGATTGGGGCAACGGGCGTCGGTAAGACCGAAATTGCCCGACGACTCGCTAAGATTGCGGATGCACCGTTCATTAAGGTCGAAGCCTCGAAGTTTACGGAAGTCGGCTACGTCGGTCGCGATGTCGAAAGCATGGTACGCGACCTGGTCGAGCAGTCGGTCAATATGGTGCGTGCGGCCAAGAAAGAAGCGGTTCAGGTAAAGGCGCAGCAACTCGCAGAGGACGCTATTCTGGACATTTTGATTCCGCCCGTGAAGCCAGTCCTGGGTCAGGTGGGTTCCGAGACCGACGGGAAAGACGCTGACGCCGAATTGAATGAGCGCACCCGCGAACGATTCCGCGAGAAAATCCGCTCCGGCGAAATGGACGACCGGAAAATTGATATCGACGTTCAGCAAAGCCAGACTCCGAATATTGGTGTTATGGGTGGTGCTGTCGACGATCTTTCCATGATGAACATTCAGGAAATGATCGGCGGTATGATGCCTAAACGCGGCAAAAAACGTAAAGTGACCATCGCCGAAGCCCGCACGATTCTGCTGGAAGAAGAAGCCGCCAAGCTGATCGATATGGACGAAGTGAAGGAAGAAGCGATCCGAAAAGCCGAAGATGCCGGGATCATTTTCATCGACGAGATCGACAAAGTTGCTTCGTCCCGCTCCGGCAACGGTGGTGGTGGGCCGGATGTTAGCCGCGAGGGCGTTCAGCGCGATTTACTGCCGATCGTGGAAGGTAGTGCGGTGAATACCAAGTATGGTGTTATCCATACCGATCACATCCTGTTTATCGCGGCTGGTGCGTTTCACGTAACCAAACCCAGCGATCTAATTCCGGAATTGCAGGGCCGTTTCCCAATTCGGGTGGAGTTGCAAAGTTTGTCGGAAGATGATTTCTACCACATTCTGAAGGAGCCCAAAAACGCCCTGACCAAGCAATACGTAGCTATGCTAGCCGCTGAACAGGTCGAGCTGACGTTTCAGGATGATGCCCTTCGCGAGCTGGCCCACATTGCATTCGAAGTGAATGCGGAAGTTGAAAATATCGGTGCCCGGCGGTTGCAAACCGTACTCAGCCATCTGATGAATGACTTCATGTTCGATATTCCAGACGTAATCGGTGCCAATGCGCACGTCGTGGTTACGAAGGAGCTGGTCAACGAAAAACTAAACGGCCTGGTCCAGAACCGCGATTTGAGCCAATATATTTTGTAG
- the porQ gene encoding type IX secretion system protein PorQ — MRNRFLGLIVLLFLSRWAGAQTLGGQRVFSFLDLPTHARVAALGGQVATATQPDGAYHLNNPALADSINDNQLAISLMPYLAAAKYYTLQYGLPFGSKEPDRHSRWAAGLQYLSYGQFDLTDPAGNSLGTFSANDYALSLTHARTEGNFTLGATIKAVGSSIETYSAFGILADLGGVWRHPKQELTIGLVAKNVGYLLKNYGPADADLPFDLQAGLTVKPRHAPIRLTVTAHHLQRFDISYNDPNLTVRYDLNGNLIPQTTSVPEKIARHLSVGAELLVSRYVHLLVGYNHQKRQEGKLTTGSGGAGISFGASVQARGFQLTYARFSSVPTAGTSQLSMRIDLDRFVK; from the coding sequence GTGCGGAACCGTTTCCTGGGACTGATTGTCTTACTTTTTCTTTCCCGCTGGGCCGGGGCTCAGACGCTCGGTGGACAGCGCGTTTTTTCATTCCTGGACCTGCCAACACACGCCCGGGTTGCCGCGCTGGGCGGGCAGGTGGCAACGGCGACACAACCGGATGGTGCCTATCACCTCAACAACCCCGCCCTGGCCGACTCCATCAACGACAACCAACTGGCGATCAGCCTGATGCCATATCTGGCCGCGGCTAAGTATTACACCCTGCAATACGGATTGCCTTTTGGGTCAAAAGAACCGGACCGGCATTCCCGCTGGGCTGCGGGTTTGCAATACCTCAGCTACGGTCAGTTTGACCTCACCGACCCGGCGGGCAACTCATTGGGCACCTTCTCCGCCAACGACTACGCCCTGAGCCTGACCCACGCCCGCACGGAAGGCAATTTTACGCTGGGCGCTACGATTAAGGCCGTTGGATCAAGCATCGAGACGTATTCAGCCTTCGGGATTCTGGCCGATCTGGGCGGGGTCTGGCGGCACCCCAAACAGGAATTAACCATTGGCCTGGTCGCTAAAAACGTCGGGTATTTACTCAAAAATTATGGTCCGGCCGATGCGGATCTGCCCTTCGATTTGCAGGCCGGGTTGACGGTCAAACCCAGACACGCCCCCATCCGGTTAACGGTGACGGCTCATCATCTCCAACGGTTCGACATTAGCTACAACGACCCCAACCTGACTGTCCGGTATGATCTGAATGGCAACCTTATTCCGCAGACGACGAGCGTACCGGAAAAGATTGCCCGCCATTTGAGCGTTGGGGCCGAACTGCTCGTCAGCCGGTACGTGCATCTGCTGGTTGGCTACAATCATCAGAAACGGCAGGAAGGCAAACTGACGACGGGCAGCGGGGGCGCGGGTATTTCATTCGGCGCTTCGGTGCAGGCGCGGGGCTTCCAGCTCACCTACGCCCGTTTTTCATCGGTGCCTACCGCCGGAACCAGTCAGTTGTCCATGCGTATCGACCTGGACCGGTTCGTCAAGTAG
- a CDS encoding acyl-CoA carboxylase subunit beta: MQTETRPDPDFSSTADPTKTNILAQKHAEAELGGGQKRIDAQHAKGKLTARERIALLVDEGSFEEIGKFVMHRTRDFGLDKEHYLGDGVVTGYGTVNGRLTYVFAQDFTVFGGALSETHAEKICKLMDLALQNGAPLIGLNDSGGARIQEGVLSLAGYADIFYRNTKASGVIPQLSAIMGPCAGGAVYSPAITDFIFMVEHTSYMFVTGPNVVKTVTHETVTAEELGGASTHSTKSGVTHFACANELACIQDIKRLLSYIPQNCEDDPALLPYEAQDESRPGLNTIIPGNPNQPYDMRDVIEELVDTASFMEVHKNYAENIVVGFARIGGRSIGVVGNQPSVLAGVLDINASTKAARFVRFCDCFNVPLLVLEDVPGFLPGTDQEWNGIITNGAKLLFAFCEATVPRVTVITRKAYGGAYDVMNSKHIGADLNYAWPTAEIAVMGASGAAEIIFKREIAEAEDPQAKLQEKVQEYTEKFANPYRAAHRGYIDEVIRPDQTRQKLIRAFGMLENKVAAMPKKKHGNIPL, translated from the coding sequence ATGCAGACTGAAACCCGACCCGACCCTGACTTTTCATCGACCGCAGACCCTACCAAAACCAATATACTGGCCCAAAAGCACGCGGAAGCTGAACTTGGTGGCGGCCAGAAGCGCATCGACGCGCAACACGCAAAAGGGAAGCTCACGGCTCGTGAACGCATTGCTCTGCTTGTCGATGAAGGATCGTTCGAAGAAATCGGCAAGTTCGTCATGCACCGGACCCGCGATTTTGGCCTCGACAAAGAACATTATCTCGGTGATGGGGTCGTCACGGGGTATGGTACGGTCAATGGGCGGCTAACCTACGTTTTCGCCCAGGATTTTACGGTCTTTGGCGGTGCGCTGTCAGAAACACACGCCGAGAAGATTTGTAAACTCATGGATCTGGCGCTGCAAAATGGCGCTCCCCTGATCGGATTGAACGACTCCGGTGGTGCCCGTATTCAGGAGGGAGTACTGTCGCTGGCGGGGTATGCCGATATTTTCTACCGAAACACCAAGGCTTCGGGCGTAATTCCGCAACTATCGGCCATTATGGGCCCCTGCGCAGGTGGTGCTGTATACAGTCCGGCGATCACCGATTTTATTTTCATGGTCGAGCATACGAGCTATATGTTCGTGACCGGCCCGAACGTGGTCAAGACCGTTACGCACGAAACCGTTACCGCCGAAGAACTGGGCGGAGCCAGCACCCACAGCACCAAATCGGGTGTTACGCACTTCGCCTGTGCGAACGAACTGGCTTGTATTCAGGATATTAAGCGACTCCTTAGCTATATTCCGCAGAATTGCGAAGATGATCCCGCGCTGCTTCCCTACGAGGCACAGGATGAGTCACGACCGGGGCTGAACACGATCATTCCCGGCAATCCGAACCAGCCTTACGACATGCGCGACGTAATCGAGGAACTGGTCGATACCGCTAGTTTTATGGAAGTGCATAAAAACTACGCCGAAAATATTGTTGTTGGTTTTGCCCGGATCGGGGGGCGCAGCATTGGCGTCGTTGGCAACCAGCCCTCGGTGCTGGCGGGCGTACTCGACATCAACGCCAGTACTAAAGCGGCCCGTTTTGTGCGGTTCTGCGATTGCTTTAACGTGCCGCTGCTGGTGCTCGAAGACGTTCCCGGCTTTTTGCCCGGTACCGATCAGGAGTGGAATGGCATTATTACGAACGGAGCCAAGTTGCTGTTCGCTTTTTGCGAAGCTACCGTTCCCCGCGTCACGGTCATTACGCGTAAAGCCTACGGCGGTGCCTACGACGTCATGAACTCGAAGCATATCGGTGCCGACCTTAACTACGCCTGGCCTACCGCCGAAATCGCCGTTATGGGAGCCAGCGGGGCCGCCGAAATTATATTCAAACGCGAAATTGCGGAAGCCGAAGACCCGCAGGCCAAACTTCAGGAGAAAGTGCAGGAATACACTGAGAAGTTTGCCAACCCGTACCGGGCTGCGCATCGGGGCTACATCGACGAAGTGATCAGGCCCGATCAGACGCGCCAGAAATTGATCCGGGCGTTTGGTATGCTGGAAAACAAGGTAGCCGCCATGCCAAAGAAAAAACACGGCAACATTCCATTGTAA